A stretch of the candidate division WOR-3 bacterium genome encodes the following:
- a CDS encoding tetratricopeptide repeat protein has translation MKKALLGAVMTAVIIGSFACESSGLTALKVYLQQKRIPEAIREGEAAISMEPNNPEPYYWTGVAYVEKQDYATACRYLEKAMDRGLDIQEIEKRGKGEGIDAWNFFQVFLAGGVQSLGEKKYDEAASFLKYSIEMEPDSATPYAILGSIFKESEQFDSMMKYYDYALSLDADNFPALRNLGLYYLTEVNDYENAIQTFNNAQVFHDTSASLNYYLGLAYIQNANKLGSEGDIEGRTANMDMAEKAFAKSVQIDPSSRISEIALYRGICLVNLERYEDAIPVINEAVELLEDTDPNKDKLLYNLGLSYNKLGRHQEAVDAITLAIEIKEEAKYYNLRADSYNNLDMRDKAQDDLRRALELGD, from the coding sequence ATGAAAAAGGCGTTATTGGGCGCGGTAATGACCGCGGTAATTATTGGATCTTTTGCGTGTGAAAGCAGCGGATTGACAGCCCTCAAAGTTTATCTTCAGCAAAAAAGAATTCCCGAAGCCATAAGAGAAGGTGAAGCGGCAATTTCAATGGAACCCAACAATCCGGAACCGTATTACTGGACGGGTGTTGCCTACGTGGAAAAACAGGACTATGCAACAGCATGCCGTTACCTCGAAAAAGCCATGGACAGAGGACTTGATATTCAGGAAATAGAAAAGAGGGGCAAAGGCGAAGGTATCGATGCGTGGAACTTTTTTCAGGTGTTTCTGGCTGGAGGCGTCCAATCACTCGGAGAAAAGAAATACGATGAAGCCGCTTCTTTTTTGAAATACAGTATTGAGATGGAACCGGATTCGGCGACTCCTTATGCAATTTTGGGTTCGATTTTCAAGGAATCTGAACAGTTCGATTCAATGATGAAATACTATGATTACGCTCTCTCTCTGGACGCTGACAATTTCCCGGCTCTGAGAAATCTCGGACTTTATTACCTTACGGAAGTTAACGATTACGAAAACGCGATACAAACCTTTAACAACGCTCAGGTATTTCATGACACGTCGGCTTCGCTCAATTACTACCTGGGGCTTGCTTACATTCAAAACGCCAATAAACTCGGTTCTGAAGGCGACATCGAAGGCAGAACGGCAAACATGGACATGGCTGAAAAAGCCTTCGCGAAATCAGTTCAAATTGATCCTTCTTCGAGAATAAGCGAAATAGCCCTGTACAGGGGGATATGCCTTGTCAATCTTGAGAGATACGAGGATGCAATACCGGTGATCAATGAAGCGGTCGAATTACTTGAAGATACTGACCCCAACAAGGATAAACTTCTCTACAATCTCGGTTTGAGCTACAACAAACTGGGAAGGCACCAGGAAGCCGTCGATGCGATCACCCTGGCAATAGAGATCAAAGAAGAAGCAAAATACTACAACCTCAGGGCGGATAGCTACAACAACCTCGATATGAGGGATAAGGCTCAGGACGATCTCAGAAGGGCTCTGGAATTAGGCGATTGA
- a CDS encoding polysaccharide biosynthesis tyrosine autokinase has translation MQEPDGITENATEQINLFDNALVKSAVRFRWLIFVVFLLSLLISVYSTTKSVNVYSATAALRIDYEMSVATQNLGLWGNVFQGYSYHINPINDRIALLSSRSVAEGVVRKLNKNFMYNTTGFERPNDVGIHVLWMAEIIETDSFSLKVKENDSAEIIMFDSSGSHTTETFHLGDTIRLDLVSFTLRTDEGDTGTIHVRLLPVNVMADVLRRLVYITNVEETNILLVTVNHSDPVEARKMANAFAGVMVEFDIQSGRQTAKNVREFIEGQLLITNSSLENAEKNLKKLQEEYGWLTAQTEKVRVEQQLSELIKARVNTMIEVRVLEQKISALRSQLEGNGAFSLYGESQAIPELSSNPTLRSIQDQINNYEIQKSELLGKYTENHPSVRHLDSVIEYLKRQIAAETQIMMETYGSGPVDPVWSAIVKDYVLTEVELASSRARYSALEKTVYSIQSELESLPGEIAEFERVYRMVEVEKQTYTMLLQKLQEAKISEATQVGNLSLIDSAMTPVRPIGTKKKKNVIIAGFIGAVLGFAIAFALDKLDTTIRDPEEIENVLKIKLLGIIPFIADVEKTGPKIQFAPEKAIERSLITHVSPKSPVSEAYRTVRTNITFSSVDKKVKSITVVSALPKEGKSTTAANIAVAFAQQNIKTVLIDTDMRKPVLHNVFSADRTPGLVDYLFGMREIGEIIKPAGVDNLFLIPCGTIPPNPSEVISSEKMDFLINNELSDFGFIVFDSPPILAVTDAVILSKKTNGAILVIRSEKTDKDAAKAALKALRNIGADVKGAVFNNVDITGKYGYGYYYKYYYQYHYGHEGEKKTRTEKSFKEKVRRFFF, from the coding sequence ATGCAGGAACCTGACGGTATAACTGAAAATGCTACAGAGCAGATAAATCTTTTTGACAACGCGTTGGTGAAATCAGCCGTGCGCTTCAGATGGCTTATATTTGTTGTCTTTTTGTTGTCACTTCTGATTTCCGTTTACTCGACTACTAAATCCGTAAACGTATACAGCGCCACAGCGGCGCTGAGGATAGACTATGAAATGTCTGTCGCCACTCAGAACCTGGGTCTTTGGGGAAACGTATTTCAGGGTTATTCCTACCACATAAATCCGATTAACGACAGAATAGCGCTTCTCAGTTCAAGGTCTGTCGCCGAAGGAGTTGTAAGAAAACTTAATAAAAACTTCATGTATAATACAACGGGTTTTGAACGGCCAAATGACGTCGGGATACATGTTCTATGGATGGCCGAGATTATTGAAACTGATTCTTTTTCTCTGAAAGTAAAAGAAAATGACTCCGCCGAAATAATCATGTTCGATTCGTCGGGGTCTCACACGACAGAAACCTTTCATTTAGGAGACACAATCAGGCTCGATTTAGTCTCTTTTACCTTGAGAACAGACGAAGGCGACACCGGAACAATTCACGTAAGGTTACTGCCCGTAAACGTTATGGCGGATGTTCTCAGGAGGCTGGTTTATATAACGAATGTGGAGGAAACAAACATACTGCTCGTAACCGTCAATCATTCAGATCCTGTAGAAGCGAGAAAAATGGCAAACGCTTTTGCGGGAGTCATGGTTGAATTCGACATTCAAAGCGGAAGACAAACGGCAAAGAATGTCAGGGAATTCATCGAAGGTCAATTGCTGATAACGAACAGCAGTCTGGAAAACGCCGAAAAGAATCTTAAAAAACTTCAGGAGGAATACGGCTGGCTTACGGCGCAGACAGAAAAAGTGAGAGTGGAACAACAGCTTTCGGAACTGATAAAGGCGAGAGTCAACACAATGATTGAAGTGAGGGTGCTTGAACAGAAAATCAGCGCTCTGAGGTCACAGCTTGAAGGGAACGGGGCTTTTAGCCTTTACGGTGAATCACAGGCAATCCCCGAATTAAGTTCAAATCCGACGCTTCGTTCAATTCAGGATCAGATAAACAATTACGAAATTCAGAAATCGGAACTTCTCGGAAAATACACTGAAAACCATCCTTCAGTAAGGCATCTCGATTCCGTAATAGAGTACCTCAAAAGACAAATTGCAGCAGAAACCCAGATCATGATGGAAACTTACGGCTCCGGTCCTGTAGATCCGGTATGGTCGGCTATAGTTAAAGATTACGTCCTGACCGAAGTCGAACTTGCGTCGTCGAGGGCGCGTTACTCCGCGCTGGAAAAAACCGTTTATTCGATTCAATCTGAACTTGAAAGCCTCCCCGGTGAAATAGCCGAATTTGAACGCGTTTACCGGATGGTCGAGGTGGAAAAACAGACGTACACAATGCTCCTTCAGAAACTTCAGGAGGCTAAAATTTCTGAAGCAACACAGGTTGGCAACTTATCTCTGATAGACAGCGCGATGACCCCTGTCAGGCCAATCGGCACCAAGAAGAAAAAAAACGTAATCATTGCGGGTTTTATAGGGGCGGTTCTGGGATTCGCCATTGCCTTCGCACTCGACAAGCTTGACACTACAATCCGTGATCCGGAAGAAATCGAAAATGTTCTGAAGATAAAACTTCTCGGCATCATTCCTTTCATTGCTGACGTTGAAAAGACCGGTCCGAAAATTCAGTTTGCTCCTGAAAAAGCCATTGAGAGAAGCCTGATCACTCATGTATCGCCGAAATCGCCGGTTTCGGAGGCCTACAGGACAGTCAGAACCAACATAACTTTCAGTTCGGTTGACAAGAAAGTAAAATCGATAACCGTGGTGAGCGCTTTGCCGAAAGAGGGAAAATCTACGACCGCAGCAAATATTGCCGTAGCGTTTGCCCAGCAGAACATAAAAACGGTTCTGATTGACACAGATATGAGAAAACCTGTTTTGCACAACGTTTTTTCGGCAGATAGAACGCCTGGTCTGGTTGATTACCTTTTCGGAATGAGAGAGATAGGTGAAATTATTAAACCCGCCGGAGTTGACAACCTGTTTCTTATACCATGCGGAACGATACCCCCCAATCCTTCCGAGGTAATCTCCTCGGAAAAAATGGATTTTTTAATTAATAACGAGCTGTCGGATTTCGGTTTTATTGTCTTTGATTCGCCTCCGATCCTTGCGGTGACGGACGCCGTAATACTGTCAAAAAAGACAAACGGAGCAATTCTTGTAATCCGTTCGGAAAAAACGGATAAAGACGCGGCAAAAGCGGCTCTGAAAGCGCTCAGAAACATCGGAGCTGATGTCAAAGGAGCTGTTTTCAACAACGTCGACATAACGGGAAAATACGGCTACGGTTATTATTACAAATATTATTATCAGTACCATTACGGACATGAAGGAGAGAAAAAGACCCGGACTGAAAAAAGTTTTAAAGAAAAAGTCAGGCGCTTCTTTTTTTGA
- a CDS encoding polysaccharide export protein has translation MNSLILIVLCSVSQVFAKGDQLKVILVAESAESRENLYTIQSDGTIILPVVGRIMVEGLTIEQAQNEISRYLRDIYRDPTVYVIPVWNITILGEVKSPGVYDVEGSITASRLLSLSGGPAQRADLVRAALYRDGNEIHLNLKECLAMSGTEKDVELKSGDVIYVPKVWWPSWTEWGTIMTTMTFMITLYKLSQ, from the coding sequence ATGAATTCCCTCATTTTAATTGTTTTATGTTCCGTCTCTCAGGTCTTCGCCAAAGGCGACCAGCTAAAAGTGATACTTGTCGCCGAATCAGCCGAAAGCAGAGAAAATCTTTACACGATTCAGAGTGACGGAACGATCATCCTTCCTGTCGTAGGCAGGATCATGGTCGAAGGACTGACGATCGAACAGGCACAGAATGAAATTTCCCGTTACCTGAGGGATATATACAGGGACCCGACGGTATATGTCATACCTGTCTGGAATATAACTATTCTGGGAGAAGTGAAATCTCCCGGGGTTTATGACGTCGAAGGATCTATAACCGCTTCCAGACTTCTGTCTCTTTCGGGAGGTCCGGCTCAGAGAGCGGATCTTGTAAGAGCAGCTTTGTACAGGGATGGAAATGAAATCCATCTGAATCTCAAAGAATGTCTCGCAATGTCGGGAACTGAAAAGGACGTGGAACTGAAATCAGGTGACGTGATATACGTACCCAAAGTCTGGTGGCCTTCCTGGACCGAATGGGGGACCATTATGACGACGATGACTTTCATGATAACTCTTTACAAACTTTCCCAATAA
- a CDS encoding AAA family ATPase codes for MSEIKEITEKIKRNRQIIDQITISIRKRIVGQDKMINRILVCLLADGHILIEGVPGLAKTLTVSTLAESVRAIFHRIQFTPDLLPADIIGTLVYNPKEGTFSTKRGPVFAQIILADEINRAPAKVQSALLEAMQERQVTIGETTFPLPKPFLVLATQNPIEQEGTYPLPEAQVDRFMLKINLDYPTPEEELEILDRMTQPDDIVIEPVVNSETIIELMNLTKKVYVEKSIKEYAVRIVASSRWPSKYKLNELNGLISYGASPRASIYIIKAAKALALIEGRGYVSDYDIKEIARDVLRHRIIITYEAEAEKITTDQIISTILSKIPTP; via the coding sequence ATGAGTGAAATAAAAGAAATTACAGAAAAAATCAAACGGAACCGCCAGATCATCGACCAGATAACTATTTCAATAAGGAAAAGAATAGTTGGACAGGACAAGATGATAAACAGGATACTGGTTTGCCTTTTGGCTGACGGGCACATATTGATAGAAGGCGTGCCCGGCCTCGCCAAAACTCTTACTGTTTCAACTCTGGCGGAATCAGTCAGAGCCATCTTTCACAGAATTCAGTTCACTCCCGATCTTCTGCCTGCGGACATAATTGGCACGCTGGTTTACAATCCAAAAGAAGGCACTTTTTCGACAAAAAGGGGGCCCGTCTTCGCCCAGATAATACTGGCTGACGAAATCAACAGGGCTCCCGCCAAAGTTCAGAGCGCCCTTCTCGAAGCAATGCAGGAAAGACAGGTGACCATAGGCGAGACGACTTTCCCTTTACCAAAGCCTTTTCTTGTACTGGCGACCCAAAATCCTATCGAACAGGAGGGGACTTATCCTCTTCCGGAAGCTCAGGTCGACAGATTCATGCTCAAAATAAATCTTGACTACCCGACTCCCGAAGAAGAACTGGAAATCCTGGACCGTATGACACAGCCCGACGACATAGTGATAGAACCGGTCGTCAATTCAGAGACAATAATAGAACTCATGAATCTCACAAAAAAAGTCTACGTCGAAAAATCAATAAAAGAATACGCCGTCAGGATAGTCGCCTCTTCGAGATGGCCCTCAAAATACAAGTTAAACGAATTGAACGGCCTGATATCATACGGAGCTTCCCCCAGAGCGTCCATTTACATAATAAAAGCCGCGAAAGCCCTCGCCCTCATTGAAGGCAGAGGTTACGTCTCCGATTACGACATCAAAGAGATCGCCCGGGACGTTCTCAGGCACAGAATAATAATCACTTACGAAGCTGAAGCTGAAAAAATTACAACAGACCAGATAATTTCGACCATACTTTCTAAAATTCCCACGCCATGA
- a CDS encoding DUF58 domain-containing protein: protein MNKTLEKRIAGKIRNIEIKTKKLVESAIGGKYTSAFRGLGIEFNKVREYEPGDDITSVDWNVTARTADDRLYVKEFIEERELQVFLVVDTSASMVYSSLKTGEDDLAPLKIDIAAEIAAVLALSAIKNNDKVGLMTFSGAVQEYIPPRKGKRHVLHIIRDILSNTEAVGQTKLSTTLENLYRVINTKAVIFIITDFMLGQDDDYAKPLAVLSRKHDCIVVRISDPYEEEFPDVGLVNLIDPESGKEILVDSSSGSFRRTFKARMESEREFHRKILNKTAVDVIDVKTDADYIPILYNFFKLRTKKR from the coding sequence ATGAACAAGACGCTCGAAAAAAGAATCGCCGGAAAAATAAGAAACATCGAGATAAAAACAAAAAAACTCGTCGAATCGGCCATCGGCGGAAAATACACCAGTGCGTTCAGGGGATTGGGGATCGAATTCAACAAAGTGAGGGAGTACGAACCAGGAGACGACATCACTTCCGTTGACTGGAACGTCACGGCGAGAACAGCTGACGACAGACTGTACGTCAAGGAATTCATCGAAGAAAGGGAACTGCAGGTCTTTCTTGTCGTCGACACTTCGGCTTCGATGGTCTATTCAAGCCTGAAAACAGGTGAAGATGACCTCGCGCCGCTTAAAATTGACATTGCCGCTGAAATAGCGGCCGTCCTCGCGCTCAGCGCCATTAAGAACAACGACAAAGTCGGTCTCATGACTTTCTCGGGCGCCGTTCAGGAATACATTCCGCCGAGAAAAGGCAAAAGGCATGTTCTTCACATAATCCGGGACATTCTTTCCAATACAGAAGCCGTGGGACAGACAAAGCTTTCAACGACCCTTGAAAACCTTTACAGGGTCATAAACACCAAGGCAGTGATTTTCATTATCACCGATTTCATGCTCGGACAAGACGACGATTACGCAAAACCTCTGGCTGTCCTTTCAAGGAAACACGACTGTATCGTAGTCAGGATCTCGGATCCTTACGAAGAAGAATTTCCTGACGTTGGTCTTGTCAATCTGATAGACCCTGAATCGGGCAAAGAAATACTTGTGGATTCATCCTCCGGTTCTTTTCGCAGGACATTCAAAGCAAGAATGGAATCCGAAAGAGAATTTCACAGAAAGATATTAAATAAAACGGCCGTTGACGTCATTGACGTCAAAACCGACGCGGATTACATTCCAATTCTTTATAATTTCTTTAAATTGCGGACAAAAAAGAGATGA